Genomic segment of Iocasia fonsfrigidae:
TATAAATAAATAATAACTAATCAGCACTACCTTTATATCACCTGTAGTATTTTCTACAGGTGATATTTATAAATACACTTAAATCTGGATAAAATACCTTCTAGAATAAGTATGAGGAAAGGTAGTGAATATTTTGTCCAGAAAAATATTCCTTTTTACAATAATATTGCTTTTTACTTTACTGCCAGGTCATACATTAAATACTGCTAGTACATTTATTGAGCATATTGAAGATAGTGCAATTAATATCTATAAAGAAAATGGAAAACACCTCTTTTCCACTACCATGGAAGTAGTCAAAGGTGATCGATATATTAGTGAAGATAATTTTGAATATATTATTAAAGAGGTTACTGCCAATAAAGCAGTAGCTGAAAAGATAGGTAAAATAGACCTCCTGGCAGGGAACCAAGCTAAAAACCAGGGTCCTTTTGAACTAGCAAGTGTTAAAAACAAAACCGTAGCTATTTACCATACCCATAATGGCGAATCATATGAACCAGGTAAACATAATATTAGTGGTAAAGGTGAAATTCACGAAATTGGTCAAACATTAAAGGAATCCCTGGAAAAAATAGGTGTTAAAACAATTCATAGCGAAAACCTCCACCTACCACATGATGGTTTTGCTTATGAAAGGTCCAGGGCTACTGCTGTAGATTTAGCCAGAAAAAATCCGGGACTTATTCTTGACCTGCACAGAGATGGGGTCCCTGATAAAAACGAATACTTAAAAAAAGTAGATGGTAAGATAATTAGCCAGATTAGGATTGTTATCGGCAGACAGAACCCCAATAGTAGTGCCAATGATCAATTAGCCCGTCAGCTGAAGGCCACAGCTGACAGAACCTATCCCGGCCTAATTAAAGATATCTTTTATGGGCGGGGAAACTATAATCAAAGTATAGCCCCACGCTCCCTTTTACTGGAATTTGGAACCCATGTAAATAACAAAGGAGAAGTAACAGCAAGTGCCCAGCTCCTGGCTGAACCATTAAAAGAACTACTATATGGAGAAACTACTCCAGCAGGTGGTGGGAAACGAATATTCCGCAACCTATTCTGGATTATTTTAGCGCTTATTACTGCTCTTTTAGCTTATTTATTTATTAATGAAAAAAATTGGCAGGGTGTCCTAAAACGAATTAAAAAAATAATACCAATAGAAATACTAGACAAACTTGATGATAAATAATTATCATCTGTAATTAAAAAAATATAATTTCTCTGCAAAATACCCCAAAAAACCTGGTTTATACTAAAAAAGACCCTGGGGCTTATTTAAAATATAAGTAATTTATTGTATAATAAGAGTAATAAACAAAAAAAATACTATTATTATAGTGGAGAAGGTGAAATATTGTGGAAATCCTGCATAAGTCATTAATTAATTTTTCTCTTTTCATTCAAAAATACCCCTTATATTATTTTACTGCTATAGGACTATTCTTAATTGTAATGATTATTTTTTTAATAAGGAATAAATATGGTAGCAAACACAAGATTAAGAAAATAAAAACTTTACTATCTAAAACCCCGGATCAAGCCTTAGATAAAATCAGCAATAATAATTTAGACATTACAGCCTATTTTTTAAACGAGGAGAATCTATCTCCAGATGAATACATATTAATAAAGAAATACCTCTCAAAACCAGAACAGCTTAAGAAGATTTATTATAAAATCATATCCTCAGATAGTAAAGCACGGGAAAAAGAAATTCTCTCCGGGATCTCTATCCTATCAAAACTATCTGTGTCTCAAGCAGCCGACTATATTATAACCTTCCTTTATGAAGAAAACCCACTTATTATTAATACAGCGATCAAAAAACTGGCTAAGTTCAAGACAAATAAAGTAATTTACTCCTTAATTGAGTTCATAAAGTATAGTACTGATAGTAATGTCCTGAATAATTTAAAAGAATCACTTAAAAAAATGGGTAAAAAAGCCACAGATAAATTGATTCCCTTTATTTATGAGGCTGACCCAAGTACTCAGATATGGTATATTGATATTTTAGGTGAAGAACAGAATAAAGAATTTTATCAGGTCCTTCTTAATTTACTGGCTAGTGATAATCCAGAAGTAAAGATACATGTCCTGGAAAAATTAAGTGATTATGAGCTGTCAGACAAGATAATAGATAAGATTATAACCTTACTTGAAGATGAAAACTGGGGGGTTAGAAGCAAGGCTGTTAAAATTCTGGGAGAACTAGAAATAACTAAAGCAGCTCCCGCACTGGCCAGAAAAATGACTGATAAAAGTGGGGTAGTCCGTGCTTCAGCAACTGAAGCCCTATTCAACCTGGGCTATGAAGGTATCAAATATATCTTTGAACTGGCTAAAAAACCTGAAGCCCCTAAAGAAATAACTGATATGATCAAAAAACAGGATATTGCCTTTATTATAGAATCCCTGGAACATATCTATCAGGGTGATCGAGAACAAATCGAATCACTAAATACTAAATTAAGCTCCTAAAAGAGTAATGGCTCCCTGTAAAAATTACAGAGAGCCATTTCATTTTACCTTGACCAGTTAACCTGTTCTGTTGATTACATGCTAACAGGTACTATTTTCTCCTCTAATTTTCTACTCATAATGCTTATTTCAGCACTAAACTGGCCTTTGATATATCCCTTTAAGTTAATCTTTCCCGGCTCCCGTTTACTCTGGAGATAAACTGCACCACGCCCTGCTTCAAGAGTAAAGGGATTTTCACCAATCAATCTGCCAGGACCTTCTACTTCAAAGAAGACCGGGTAGTGGGCCAGGTGTAATGTCTGGTCTTGATCATCCTTCAACTCGATTACTACTCTGCTGAGGTCAGCTCCATCAGCCTTTATTTCTTTAAAATCAGGTTTTAGTAGAAGTTTTTCCGGCTGACCAAAGGGATAGATACTATGTCTGGCTATTTCTTTGCCAGCTATTTTACCAACAGCCGTTATGCTACCCACAGTACTGGCACCCCATTCCCACCATTTACAACCTTTAAAAACAAAGGGTGGGTGCGGCAGGGCCGGATAAGTAAGATAATCAGGTTTGTTAACTGCAAAAAGCTCTTTACCGATAAAGAGTTCAACCTCTTCACAATTGCCAAAGACTATTAGCTCATCCCCATAGTCCTCATTAAATGAAGGAATTAAATGACGGGCAATAAATACAACTGGATTTACAGCTGCTTCCTGCTGACTGCGGTAAAAGAAAGCTGCAAATTTGGGAAGCCGAAATACATCACAGACACCGTGGTAACAAATCCTATCTCCGGAACCAAAATCCTGATGTGTATTATAATCAAAGGCACACCAGCCACAGGCACCAGCAATATGAGGAACACGGTATTGTTTATCCTGAATTTGGGCATGTTTGACAGCATGTTTAATTAGTCTTTCTACACTATCATAGGCCTTTGTCGGGTACATATGCCCCATGAATTCTGTAATCATATATGGTTTTTTATGTGGAAATTTTATTTTTCCCTCTCGGTTTAACTCAAAATCATTATAGGTAAAGACATCCTCCAGAAACTCACTATCCCTAAAATTACGCACCCCGGCTGTCGGCCGGCTGGGATCAAGCTGATGGGCTAATTTATTTGTAGCTAGATAAAAATCATTATCATCAGGGGATTCATTTATTCTAACACCCCAGAGAAAGACAGAGGGGTGGTTACGGTCCCTGATAATCATTTCCTCCAGATTCTGTAAAGAAAGTCCTTTCCACTCCTGGTCACCAATATGCTGCCAGCCGGGTATCTCCTCAAAGACCAATAAACCAATCTCGTCACATCTTTCAAGGAAAGCAGGGGAAGGTGGGTAGTGTGAGGAACGAACAAAGTTTAGACCCAGTTCATTTTTTAAAATGTCAACATCTTTTCTCTGTCCCCTGACTGGCATAGCATTACCAAGATAGGGAAACATCTGGTGCCGGTTTAAACCCCTGAGTTTCAGGGCTTGATTATTAAGATAGCAAACCCCATCTTCTCTGAACTCTAATTTTCTGACACCTATTCGACTCTCTATTTTATCAATTAAACAATTATCAATATAAATTTCACATACAGCCTGATATAGATAAGGATTATTTATCTCCCAAAGTCGGGGGTTTTTTAATTCCAGTTCCCCTATTTTAATCTCCTGTGCACCTGCTTTTATGGTCTTTTCTTCCTCGTGGTAGACAAGTTCATCCCCCCTATCATCCAATATCCTGGTACAGATTTTTACCTTTTCAACCTTATCTAAGCTATTAATAATCTCAAAGGAAGGTCTTATAATCCCCCTGGTCTGCTCTACCTCTTTTAGCTCCCAGAAAGCCCAGTTAAGGTAGATAGGATTAACAACCTTAACACGTACATCACGATAAATCCCTCCAAAAAGAAGATAATCTACTACATTTCCTTCTGGTGGTATATCCTTTCGCTGGGTAGAATCAACCCTGACAGCCAGTAAATTCTCTTTAGCTAGTTCGACATAATCAGTAATATCAAAGGAAAAAGGGGTATACCCACCTTTATGTTCTCCAATTTTGTGACCATTAAGAAAAACCTCTCCGGCACTCATTACACCATCAAATTCCACTAACAGGCGTTTGTTTTCATATTCTTTGCCTGGATAAAAAGGACGGCGGTACCAGGAAATAAATTGATATTCCTTTTCCAAAAAATAATGATGAGGTAAAAGTTTATTGCTGTGAGGCAGGCTAATTGCCTCCATTTTCTCGTTATTGAACCTCAATTCTTTGGCATCCTTTATATCCTCTGCCATAAAAAACCAATCTGTATTTAGATTTAAAACCTCTCTAGACATCTATTAATTACCTCCTCTTTGTCCATATTCCTATTTGATAGAACTTATAATTCCCTCAGCAAAGTTTTTCTGTAATACTAAAAAGATGATCACTGTCGGTAGGATACTTATACTAACAGCCAGCATTAAAACACCATAATCAATCACATAACCTGATATTAGGTCTGCAATCAATAGGGGCATAGTTTTACTTTCATTTTTCTGCATAATAATCAAGGGCCATAAATAATTATTCCAGGCAGTCATAAAGGTAATGACAGCTGCAGCAGCATAAGTAGACTTCATGATAGGTACATAAAGCCTGAAAAATATCCCCAGTTCTCCCATACCTTCTATTCTTGCTGCCTCAATAATTTCACGGGGGAAAGACCTGGTACTCTGCCTGAATAAAAAAATTAAAAAGGCTGTTGCTACAGTTGGTAAAACAAAGGCAATTGTTGTATTTAATAGATTGGCATTGCCAAACATCATAAAAAGTGGAATCATAATCACTGCAAAGGGAACCATCATGGAAAGCAGCAGAATATTCATCAACAGGTCTTTTCCCCGGTCATGATATATCTCAAAACCATAACCTGCAATCGAACATACCACTAGACTGGCTATTGTAGCGACTGCTGCATTTCTGAATGAATTCCAGAGAGCCCTCATAACATTGGTATTTGCTGATAGTATCTTTAAATTCTCCAACAAATAACTGCCAGGTATTATTCGCCCACCAAGTATATCTACACTACTATTAGTAGCTGAAGCCAGCATCCACAAAAGGGGAAATAAAGATACAAATGATGCAATACCCAAAAAATATATTTTACTGCAGCATTAAATCCTTTTTCGTCATCTCTGATCACCTACCTTCATCTGCATAAAGGCCAGAATAGCAACTAAAATAAAGATAACAAAGGCAATAGCCGCTGCATAGCCAAATCTTGGTACATATTCAAATGACAATTTATATATATAATGGGAGACAGAAAGGGTGGCATTTGCTGGACCACCATCTGTCAGGTTTTTGGTCTCATCAAAGAGCTGTAAAGTACCATTAGTAGACATAATAGTAGTCAATAGTATAATCGGCTTTAATAATGGAATAGTAATTTTACGAAACCTGGTAAAGGCACTGGCCCCATCTATTTTAGCTGCTTCATAGACAGAGGGGTCTATATTTTGTAAACCTGCCAGATAAAAGATCATATTGTATCCCGTCCACCTCCAGGTAAGGGCAATAACAATTAGAATCCTTGCTGTCCACGGCTGACCTATCCAGTTAATCGGTCTGCTAATTAGCGATAAATTCATTAAAATTGTATTTACAAATCCATCAAGGGCAAACATCGAACGAAAAATAATGGCATATGACACCAATGAAGTTGCACAGGGTAAAAAGATTGCTGTTCGGAAAAATCCCCTGAATTTTAGACTTTATCATTTAATATGTTAGCCGTATCAAAGCCAGTATAATCATTAGAGGAACTTGTAAAATTAAATAAATAAACACATTACTCAATGATCTCTTAAATAAACTATCAACAAATAACCTCTTATAATTAAATAATCCAGTAACTTCATATTGGCACCCATCCCTGTCTGGAAAGACAATATAAAGGCCCGGATTATCGGGTAAAAATAAAAGATAAAGATTAAAATTGTAGCTGGTTATCACAAATCCCCAACCAATTATTTTCCGTCTCCTTGTAAGATTCATACTCTTGATTCCTTTTTCTTTTTTGCATTAAAACCGGGGTATTCATTAAGTTCTTCCCTCCCTTTATTCAATTAACTGATATTTTATGATGGTGCTGTAAAACAAAATTTTTGTTTTACAGCACCAGTAACCCTATATAATTACCACATTAAAAACTTGGACTGTCTTCTTCTGCCTCTCTCAGGGCAGTATCTATATCAGTTCCAGAAATAATCTGGGTAATAGCAGTACCAATAGCATCCCTTGCTTCATAATTTATAAACACCATAATTTACCTGTGGTACCTTGGCGGCAAAATCAGTGATATCAGCATAAATTGCCTGACCCCCAAAAAAACTCATGTGGTTCATTATAGACATCACTATCACCAGCTGGCAAATAGGTAGCCAGAGCACCTGAGGAAGGTAGAATAGTCTCATACAATTCTACACTCCCAGCAAGGTGTGCTTCAAGAAATCCACAGCAATCTCCTGGTTCTCAGAATTGGCCAGAACCATCCAACTTGAACCACCCTGATTACTATAGTTAACAGCCCCTGCTGCCTTATCAAGTCTTGGTACATTAGTAATCCTCCACACACCTTTCTGTTCTGTCTGAGGTGTAATTGAACCAATAATCCAGCAGCCATTAATTGTTCCAGCAACAGTACCACGGTTAAATGAACATAATATACTGATCCCAGTCATTTACTTCAACTACCACACCACTCTTAACCAGTTCTACGTAAACTTCAATTACCTCTTTTAAAACATCATTTTCAGTGATATATACCTCACCATGATCATCAAACATCCAACTGCCGGCACTCTGCAGCATCAACATTAGAAAATCTGGCTCGCCAGCTACAGCAGAGGCCAGGGGTTTATCGGTCTTGGCCAGGACATCTTTACCTATTGCTATATACTCAGACCAAGTAATATCTGTTAGGTCATCCAGGGTATAACCCGCTTCCTTCAGAATATCTCTCTTACTGCATAATAATGGCAGCCCCATTATCAAATGGCACAGCATAATTTTTGCCATCAACCATAGTAAGAGCTACCTTGAAATCAGCAAAACTGGAAAAATCAATTCCTGAATTTGTTATATCTACAAATGTATCAGGGAAATTGATAACATTTTTCATCAGTGCATTATCCTGCATAAGTAAGATATCAGGGAGTGTATCGGTCTGCCCCCCACTTACTGCTGTTGTCAGTTTTGTTTGTATATCTTCCCAGGCTGTTTCGACAACATCAATTTTTACATTAGGATTTATTCCCGCATAAATTTCTGCTGCCTCTTCCATAGCATAGATATTAAATGATGGGTCCCAGCACCAGACTGTAATTGTTACATCGGCACCTGCCCTAACTGCACAAGTGCTCACAGCACCTATCAGCACCATAAATAACACCAACAATAAAGTTATAGATTTTTTCATACTTTTTCCTCCTTTAAAAATATTCTGTTAATTTTTGTCTCACCTATTGACACCCTTTAGACATTATCAATAATTAACCACCCCCAAAAGAAATCCGACAAAAATCCTTCATTTTTGAAACGTTTCAAATTTAGTCTAAAATAATATATTTATATAAAAGCTATTTTATGCTGGCAGTAGATTTTCGAATTACCAATTCTGTCGGAAAGTTAATTTCCATATCACTTTCTGCAGGCCTCTCTCCTACAATAAGCTTTAATAGCAGTCTAGCAGCCTTATCCCCTATTTCTGTTTTGGGAATATTAATGGTGGTCAGTGGTGGATTATAATGTTTGGACATACGGATATTATCAGTTCCACAGACAGAAATATCCTCAGGCACCCTGAGCCCTTGCCCTACCAGTAACTGAATCATTTTTATAGCACTTTTATCATTATAACAGACAAAAGCAGTTGGTTTGCTCCTAGACTGTAGTATATTATCAACTACTTCATCAACAGAGCTCATTGGATAATAAACGTATTTGGGGTTGTAAAGCCCATGTTCCTTCATTGCCTCTTTATATCCTTCAAACCTTCGAGGGCTGTGACTGCCAAAGCCAATTTTTTGATGGCCCAGCTCAATCATATATTTGGTTGCCAGATAACCCGCTTTTTTCAGGTCTGTCTTTATTACCGGAATCAAATTACTCCCAAAATCCTGACTATTAATATTAACCACCGGAATATAATCCACTGCCAGTTCCTCTAACAATTGGTAATTGTCCCTGGATAGGTTTTCCTGGGAAGTAAAAATAGCACCATCTACCATCCCACTTTTAAAAAGGTCTATATAATGGGCCTCTTCTTCTGCCTTACCATCAGTACTACATAAGATTACATTATATCCCTCTTTTTTTACAGTATCCTTTACCGCCTGAGCCAGCTCAGCAAAAAAGGGGTTAATAATATGAGGAACTACCAGACCAATGATCTTTGTGGACTGCTTTACAAGAGCCCTGGCCCTGGCATTAGGAATATATTTTAAATCCCGGGCAACTTTACGTACCTTTTTGTAGGTATCAATATTTACTTTTTCACTATTATTTAGTGCCATTGAAGCTGTACCAATAGATACTCCTGCCTTTTTTGCAACATCTTTTAAAGTAACTCCCATAGTTAATCCTTTCTGAATTAAATTTGAAACGTTTCAAATGATTTTATTATAATATATCAAAAATAACCTTAAAAATCAAGAAAAATCTATAATTAGAATTATACAAAATACAATATATTGAAATTATACAAGATTTATTTTTAAAGAGTTGCTGTCATTTTTATATGCTCAATCCCGGCCTCTTGAAAAATATCCCCATTTGTTTCAAAACCAAGTTTCCTATAGAAATCTACCGCATCCACCTGGGCCTCCAAAACCAATCTAGAACAGTTTCTTTCATCAGCTATAGCTATTATTTTCTGACATATCTTCCTGCCTATTCCCTGTTTGCGCCAAGATTTTGCAACTGCAACACGTCCAATCTTACCATAAGAATCATTAAATATAACCCTACCACAGGCAATCACCTTAGAGCCCTCCTGGGCCAGGACATGCACAGCAGCCTGATCATAACTATCTCTTTCCAGAGCAGGGTCTATCCCCTGTTCTTCAATAAAGACCTCTTCTCTCAAAGCCAGTACATCCTCCAGGTCAGTTTTACTACTTACTTCTTTAATAATTATTCCCATCTTTCTCTTCATCTCCTTCATTCATTCAAAAAGACCATCACTAAATTTTTGCATTTCTTTTTTCCTATTTTGACTGGCATCTTTATTAATTTCTATGCTAAGTATATCCCCTTCTCCAACATCAACCGGAAGGGCCAGTCTGGGAATATCAAAGATTACTATATCATCCCCTTTACTAAATTCAATAACTGCTTTATCAGCCTCAAAACGGTCAATAATTAACACCTGGTCATCACTCCTCTCTGGGAAACCTTGATACTAATTGACCTGATGGAGCATATAAAACAGCCGGGTCTCCATCATTATTCCAGATATAAGAATTATTCCACAATATAACACCCGGCTGCTCTGCTTTAGCCCCTCTTCCACTTACAACTTTCAACTGACCCTGAGCTGGTATCTCTGTCCCTTTAGGAAAGATATATTCCTGGCCACCTACCTCACTGACTAATTTCCAGTTTGATAGATTAACAGTATCAGCAGTGTTATTTGAGATTACAACACTCTCCACAGAGCCTGTTAAAGTTACCATGGAAAGATAAACTCCAGTATCCCTTAGCACATTACTATCCATTACTAATTCTTCTTTATTAAATTTGATTTTATTACCATCACTACTGGCAATAATAGTCCCCTGCCTGTCTGTTCTATAGATCTTAATGTTATCTCTCTGCAATCTGTCTATAATAAGCTGGGAGGGATGACCGTAGCTATTATCCTTGCCGACAGAAATAACAGCATACTGTGGTGCTACAGCCTTCAGAAATCTTTCGCCTGTAGAAGAACTGCTGCCATGGTGAGCCACCTTTAAAACATTTGCCTTTAAATCCAGCTGCTGCCTGAGTAGTTCATTTTCAACCAGCCCTTCTGCATCCCCGGTAAACAAGTAAGTAGTATCACCATAAACCAGTCTTATTACTACTGAATAATTATTTAATTCATCATAGGAATCCCGGCCTGGTGAAAGTATAACAGCCTTTAAATCTATATTATCATCATTAAATATTGTTTGTCCAACCTGAGCGGCAGATATTTTTAAACCATTATCCCTGATAGCCAACATTAAATCTTCAAAAGTTTTACTGCTATGGCTAACCTTGGGCATAAATACCCTGCCTATATCAAATTCATTAATTATATCATCAAGTCCACCAATATGATCCTCATGGGGATGGGTCCCGATCAAATAATCAATCTTATTGTTCGATTTTTTAAGTCCTTTAATATAGTTTATTATTAAAGAACCATCCCCATTATTTCCACCATCTATCAACATAGTCTGACTATTGGGGAGCTGGATAAAAATCGAATCAGCCTGTCCCACATCTATAAAGTGTATGATTAAGCTGTCAGCAGCCGCATTGCTTATTAAAATTGATAGAGATAAAAGTAGAATTATA
This window contains:
- a CDS encoding MBL fold metallo-hydrolase, with the protein product MFRVKKNIVIPVFIILLLSLSILISNAAADSLIIHFIDVGQADSIFIQLPNSQTMLIDGGNNGDGSLIINYIKGLKKSNNKIDYLIGTHPHEDHIGGLDDIINEFDIGRVFMPKVSHSSKTFEDLMLAIRDNGLKISAAQVGQTIFNDDNIDLKAVILSPGRDSYDELNNYSVVIRLVYGDTTYLFTGDAEGLVENELLRQQLDLKANVLKVAHHGSSSSTGERFLKAVAPQYAVISVGKDNSYGHPSQLIIDRLQRDNIKIYRTDRQGTIIASSDGNKIKFNKEELVMDSNVLRDTGVYLSMVTLTGSVESVVISNNTADTVNLSNWKLVSEVGGQEYIFPKGTEIPAQGQLKVVSGRGAKAEQPGVILWNNSYIWNNDGDPAVLYAPSGQLVSRFPREE
- a CDS encoding ABC transporter substrate-binding protein, which translates into the protein MKKSITLLLVLFMVLIGAVSTCAVRAGADVTITVWCWDPSFNIYAMEEAAEIYAGINPNVKIDVVETAWEDIQTKLTTAVSGGQTDTLPDILLMQDNALMKNVINFPDTFVDITNSGIDFSSFADFKVALTMVDGKNYAVPFDNGAAIIMQ
- the spoIIP gene encoding stage II sporulation protein P, which produces MNILSRKIFLFTIILLFTLLPGHTLNTASTFIEHIEDSAINIYKENGKHLFSTTMEVVKGDRYISEDNFEYIIKEVTANKAVAEKIGKIDLLAGNQAKNQGPFELASVKNKTVAIYHTHNGESYEPGKHNISGKGEIHEIGQTLKESLEKIGVKTIHSENLHLPHDGFAYERSRATAVDLARKNPGLILDLHRDGVPDKNEYLKKVDGKIISQIRIVIGRQNPNSSANDQLARQLKATADRTYPGLIKDIFYGRGNYNQSIAPRSLLLEFGTHVNNKGEVTASAQLLAEPLKELLYGETTPAGGGKRIFRNLFWIILALITALLAYLFINEKNWQGVLKRIKKIIPIEILDKLDDK
- a CDS encoding DUF3006 domain-containing protein gives rise to the protein MLIIDRFEADKAVIEFSKGDDIVIFDIPRLALPVDVGEGDILSIEINKDASQNRKKEMQKFSDGLFE
- a CDS encoding HEAT repeat domain-containing protein, which gives rise to MEILHKSLINFSLFIQKYPLYYFTAIGLFLIVMIIFLIRNKYGSKHKIKKIKTLLSKTPDQALDKISNNNLDITAYFLNEENLSPDEYILIKKYLSKPEQLKKIYYKIISSDSKAREKEILSGISILSKLSVSQAADYIITFLYEENPLIINTAIKKLAKFKTNKVIYSLIEFIKYSTDSNVLNNLKESLKKMGKKATDKLIPFIYEADPSTQIWYIDILGEEQNKEFYQVLLNLLASDNPEVKIHVLEKLSDYELSDKIIDKIITLLEDENWGVRSKAVKILGELEITKAAPALARKMTDKSGVVRASATEALFNLGYEGIKYIFELAKKPEAPKEITDMIKKQDIAFIIESLEHIYQGDREQIESLNTKLSS
- a CDS encoding GNAT family N-acetyltransferase, with amino-acid sequence MKRKMGIIIKEVSSKTDLEDVLALREEVFIEEQGIDPALERDSYDQAAVHVLAQEGSKVIACGRVIFNDSYGKIGRVAVAKSWRKQGIGRKICQKIIAIADERNCSRLVLEAQVDAVDFYRKLGFETNGDIFQEAGIEHIKMTATL
- a CDS encoding extracellular solute-binding protein — encoded protein: MTGISILCSFNRGTVAGTINGCWIIGSITPQTEQKGVWRITNVPRLDKAAGAVNYSNQGGSSWMVLANSENQEIAVDFLKHTLLGV
- a CDS encoding glycoside hydrolase family 2 protein codes for the protein MSREVLNLNTDWFFMAEDIKDAKELRFNNEKMEAISLPHSNKLLPHHYFLEKEYQFISWYRRPFYPGKEYENKRLLVEFDGVMSAGEVFLNGHKIGEHKGGYTPFSFDITDYVELAKENLLAVRVDSTQRKDIPPEGNVVDYLLFGGIYRDVRVKVVNPIYLNWAFWELKEVEQTRGIIRPSFEIINSLDKVEKVKICTRILDDRGDELVYHEEEKTIKAGAQEIKIGELELKNPRLWEINNPYLYQAVCEIYIDNCLIDKIESRIGVRKLEFREDGVCYLNNQALKLRGLNRHQMFPYLGNAMPVRGQRKDVDILKNELGLNFVRSSHYPPSPAFLERCDEIGLLVFEEIPGWQHIGDQEWKGLSLQNLEEMIIRDRNHPSVFLWGVRINESPDDNDFYLATNKLAHQLDPSRPTAGVRNFRDSEFLEDVFTYNDFELNREGKIKFPHKKPYMITEFMGHMYPTKAYDSVERLIKHAVKHAQIQDKQYRVPHIAGACGWCAFDYNTHQDFGSGDRICYHGVCDVFRLPKFAAFFYRSQQEAAVNPVVFIARHLIPSFNEDYGDELIVFGNCEEVELFIGKELFAVNKPDYLTYPALPHPPFVFKGCKWWEWGASTVGSITAVGKIAGKEIARHSIYPFGQPEKLLLKPDFKEIKADGADLSRVVIELKDDQDQTLHLAHYPVFFEVEGPGRLIGENPFTLEAGRGAVYLQSKREPGKINLKGYIKGQFSAEISIMSRKLEEKIVPVSM
- a CDS encoding LacI family DNA-binding transcriptional regulator, producing MGVTLKDVAKKAGVSIGTASMALNNSEKVNIDTYKKVRKVARDLKYIPNARARALVKQSTKIIGLVVPHIINPFFAELAQAVKDTVKKEGYNVILCSTDGKAEEEAHYIDLFKSGMVDGAIFTSQENLSRDNYQLLEELAVDYIPVVNINSQDFGSNLIPVIKTDLKKAGYLATKYMIELGHQKIGFGSHSPRRFEGYKEAMKEHGLYNPKYVYYPMSSVDEVVDNILQSRSKPTAFVCYNDKSAIKMIQLLVGQGLRVPEDISVCGTDNIRMSKHYNPPLTTINIPKTEIGDKAARLLLKLIVGERPAESDMEINFPTELVIRKSTASIK
- a CDS encoding carbohydrate ABC transporter permease, whose protein sequence is MLASATNSSVDILGGRIIPGSYLLENLKILSANTNVMRALWNSFRNAAVATIASLVVCSIAGYGFEIYHDRGKDLLMNILLLSMMVPFAVIMIPLFMMFGNANLLNTTIAFVLPTVATAFLIFLFRQSTRSFPREIIEAARIEGMGELGIFFRLYVPIMKSTYAAAAVITFMTAWNNYLWPLIIMQKNESKTMPLLIADLISGYVIDYGVLMLAVSISILPTVIIFLVLQKNFAEGIISSIK